CCGCGCGGATGCGGCCCAACAAGGGGACGAGTTCGGATTTCAGATCGGCGAGCAGAACGCGGAGGGACGAGGCGCGCGCGCCGGGCTCGTAATTCTCCAGTAGGGCATCGTAAGGGGTTTCGGCGTAACCGAGGCACTCCGCCTCTTGCCGGCGCAGGGCGATGACCTTGGCGAGCCACGGATTGAAGGCGGCGGTGTCATTCTTGGGCCGGGCCTCGGCCCAGGCCCGTTGCGCCAGCGAAACGGTTTCGGCGATCTCGGCGGCCAAGGACTCGGGCAACTTTACCGCCTTGTCCCGATCCCGCTTTAGCTCGCGCACCACCGCGCTCTCGTCTTCGGAGAGCGGCGCGGCCTCGGCGGCGGCCAAGGCTTCCGCGAGGCGCGGATCGGAAAAGCGCTGGTGCATTACGCGCGCCAGCGCGGCCATCGAACGGGCCCGGCCATCGCCGCCTTTGGGGGGCATATAGGTTTCTTGATCCCAGGAAAGCACGCCGACGGCGGAGCGGAGCGCGTACAGGTCGCGGCTCAGTTCCAGCACGGTCTCGAAGGCCCGGTTCATGCATGTCCCTTTCGGATCGCCGCGCGGGGGCGGAACGGGTTTGGAATCCACAACGTATCGGGACCCTAAAGATACGATTCCATGGCAGGCAGGTGGCAAACGGATTGCGCCCCTTCCGAGGCGGGCCGCCCAGGTCCTGTCCCTTTTCTAATTTTCCGGACCATGTCCCCCTTCAAGCTCGCCCTCATCCAGACCAAGGGCAACAACCTGCATCCGGACCGCTTTCCCAAGCTGCAAGAGCGCATCGCCCAGGCCGCCGCCCAGGGGGCGCAGGTCGTCATCCTCCCCGAGCTGGTGTTCCACGATTATTTCTGCATCGAAGAGGACATCCGGCATTTCGATCTCGCGCATGACTTGGAGCATCCCGCCCTGCAGGCCCTCTCCGCCCTGGCGAAAGAAAAGGGGATCGTCCTGGTGGTGCCCATCTTCGAGAAGCGGGCTCCGGGCCTGTACCATAACTCCGCCGTGGTCTTCGACGCGGATGGTAGCCGCGCCGGCCTCTACCGCAAGATGCACATCCCGGATGATCCCGGGTTTTACGAGAAATATTATTTCACGCCCGGCGATCTCGGATTCCAAAGCTTCGCGACCCGCTACGGGCGCATCGGCGTATTGATCTGCTGGGATCAGTGGTTTCCCGAAGCCGCCCGGCTCACCGCCCTGCAAGGCTGCGACCTGCTGGTCTACCCGACCGCCATCGGTTACGACGAACGCGAAACGGCGGACCTGCCCGCGGCCGGCGCCCGGGCGCTCAACGCCAAATGGCTCGACGCCTGGATCACCGCCATGCGGGCGCATGCCATCGCCAACGGGGTCTACGTGGCCGCCGTCAACCGCGTAGGCCAGGAAGGCCATCTCCGCTTCTGGGGCAATTCCTTCATATGCGATCCGGGCGGCGGTTTGCTCGATCGCCTCGACGACACGAAGGAGGCCTTGCTCTTGCGGGACATCGATCCCGGCGAGGTAGAGAACCATCGCCGCGTGTGGCCATTCCTGCGTGATCGCCGTATCGACGCTTATCCCGATCTCTTGAAGCGCTTCGCGCGCTGACCCGGAGCCCCGCCTTTATGCACGACGCCCTTAAGCCGCCGTATCCGTCCTTGCTCTTGCCCGCCGAATGGGAGCCGCAGCAGGCGATCTGGTTCACCTGGCCTCAGAACGCCGAAACCTGGACGCCGGTCTGGGAGGAGGCGCGCGCCGCCTACCGCGCCATCATCCGCACGGCGATCCGGTACCAGGACGTGAACGTTTTGGTGAACGACGAGCGGACGCGTGATCGCCTGGCCGCTGAATTCGAAGATGCGGCCCAGGGGCGGCCTGCGGGCGATGGGGCCACGGGACCGTTTCGCTTGGAATTCCTGGTTTATCCCACCAACGACAGCTGGATCCGCGATTACGGCGCCATCACGGTGCGGGCGCCGGATTCCGGGAAGGGCACGCGCCTGATCGCCCTGGACTTCGGATTCAATTCCTGGGGCGGCAAATACCCGCCTTGGGACAAGGACGATGCGGCCCCCCGCTTCATGGCCGAAGCGCGCGGGCGCGAATGCTTGGCCGTGGATCTCGTGTTGGAAGGCGGCTCCATCGACGTGAACGGGAAGGGCCTATTGCTCACCACTTCGCAATGCCTCT
This region of Fibrobacterota bacterium genomic DNA includes:
- a CDS encoding agmatine deiminase family protein codes for the protein MHDALKPPYPSLLLPAEWEPQQAIWFTWPQNAETWTPVWEEARAAYRAIIRTAIRYQDVNVLVNDERTRDRLAAEFEDAAQGRPAGDGATGPFRLEFLVYPTNDSWIRDYGAITVRAPDSGKGTRLIALDFGFNSWGGKYPPWDKDDAAPRFMAEARGRECLAVDLVLEGGSIDVNGKGLLLTTSQCLLNPNRNPGLDRGRIEAALHGWLGAERTLWLESGIHGDDTDGHVDDLARFSDARTVLCAIETDKRDENYAPLKKNIEALNHAARTVDLEVIEIPMPARQVKAELRTPATYLNFLILNGAVLVPVFRDKRDDWTLQAFADRFPGRRIEPIDCRGLVFGQGAIHCSSMQEPAGG
- a CDS encoding carbon-nitrogen hydrolase, whose product is MSPFKLALIQTKGNNLHPDRFPKLQERIAQAAAQGAQVVILPELVFHDYFCIEEDIRHFDLAHDLEHPALQALSALAKEKGIVLVVPIFEKRAPGLYHNSAVVFDADGSRAGLYRKMHIPDDPGFYEKYYFTPGDLGFQSFATRYGRIGVLICWDQWFPEAARLTALQGCDLLVYPTAIGYDERETADLPAAGARALNAKWLDAWITAMRAHAIANGVYVAAVNRVGQEGHLRFWGNSFICDPGGGLLDRLDDTKEALLLRDIDPGEVENHRRVWPFLRDRRIDAYPDLLKRFAR